The following proteins are co-located in the Desulfomonilaceae bacterium genome:
- a CDS encoding response regulator: MNRPQETAHFNNQSTAPKLLVADDDGLSLESLAELLSLNGFEVFTAQSGEQAWELYLNQKPDLVITDILMPGMDGIGLLKLIRDKDNIIPVIMITGFGEVETSIKALRFGASDFLLKPINAEIMISTVQKGLEHYRLKLLEKEYTQRLETQVENRTRELARTNEFLRGILESSRGVSIVVTGLDKKVLFWNSGAENIFGYSEEEMVGQSVVRLYSPIANPDEIQNTLRQALASKSGTVQKVIKQLSKDGEEITLSLAISPMMDRKGRINGVIGLGQDVTEQYRLHQELLESYTRIRKIQGASIFALAQLAEARDGETGAHLKRIRKYCVILCESLRKRPKYGPRMTSDYIEDLVQCSVLHDIGKIVIPDSILFKPGRYESDEFEVMQEHALLGGKALFDAAQETGESQSYLTVGAEVAYYHHERWDGKGYPFGLSQDKIPLSARVVALCDVYDALRSKRRYKDDFPHDEAVRLILDERGKHFDPEIVDAFLETAEEFRAISNVHPPAANN, from the coding sequence GTGAACCGGCCACAGGAGACCGCTCATTTCAATAATCAATCAACAGCTCCCAAACTTCTGGTGGCTGACGATGACGGATTATCCCTGGAAAGCCTGGCAGAATTACTGTCTCTTAACGGTTTTGAGGTTTTTACGGCTCAATCAGGGGAACAGGCTTGGGAACTCTATTTAAACCAAAAACCCGATCTCGTAATAACAGACATCCTGATGCCTGGAATGGATGGAATAGGTCTTCTTAAACTCATAAGGGACAAAGACAATATCATACCGGTTATAATGATTACCGGCTTTGGCGAGGTGGAAACATCCATCAAAGCCCTTAGGTTTGGAGCTTCCGATTTCCTGCTTAAACCGATTAACGCCGAGATAATGATTTCCACTGTGCAAAAGGGTCTAGAGCATTACAGACTGAAACTCCTTGAAAAAGAGTACACTCAGCGTCTTGAGACTCAAGTTGAAAACAGGACTAGAGAGTTGGCGAGAACCAACGAGTTTCTCAGAGGCATTCTTGAAAGTTCGAGGGGTGTGTCCATAGTAGTTACAGGACTTGATAAGAAAGTACTATTCTGGAACTCCGGGGCTGAAAATATTTTTGGCTACTCTGAGGAGGAAATGGTCGGGCAATCTGTTGTTAGATTGTATTCACCGATCGCCAATCCGGACGAAATTCAAAATACACTTAGGCAGGCCTTGGCCAGCAAATCCGGGACAGTGCAAAAAGTAATCAAGCAGCTTTCCAAGGATGGCGAGGAGATCACACTTTCTCTTGCTATATCTCCCATGATGGATAGAAAGGGCCGGATAAATGGTGTCATAGGCCTGGGGCAGGACGTTACGGAACAATATCGGCTTCATCAGGAGCTGCTTGAATCGTACACAAGAATTAGAAAAATTCAGGGCGCCTCGATTTTCGCGCTGGCTCAACTGGCCGAGGCTCGTGATGGTGAAACAGGCGCGCACCTAAAAAGAATCAGAAAATATTGCGTCATCTTATGTGAAAGCCTTCGGAAAAGGCCCAAATATGGTCCCAGGATGACTTCGGATTACATTGAAGACCTGGTACAATGCTCAGTACTGCATGATATAGGTAAAATTGTGATACCGGATAGCATATTGTTCAAACCTGGAAGATACGAATCTGATGAATTCGAAGTAATGCAAGAACATGCTTTGCTTGGCGGGAAAGCTCTGTTTGATGCGGCCCAAGAAACGGGTGAGTCTCAAAGCTACCTCACTGTCGGCGCAGAGGTAGCCTATTATCATCATGAACGGTGGGACGGGAAAGGCTATCCATTCGGTTTAAGTCAGGATAAAATACCCTTGTCCGCTAGAGTGGTAGCGTTATGTGATGTTTATGACGCCTTGAGATCCAAGAGACGTTACAAAGATGATTTCCCTCACGATGAGGCTGTAAGATTGATACTTGATGAACGTGGCAAGCATTTTGACCCGGAGATTGTTGACGCTTTTCTGGAAACCGCTGAAGAATTCAGGGCCATTAGTAATGTTCACCCCCCGGCAGCCAATAATTGA
- a CDS encoding radical SAM protein: MSQSWVPITTILKTAPKLLEIPKYAKNVAMIQVDKFLRSLSYKSGDGAADKIRQCSVRITDYCNLRCHTCGQWGDRGFLRSCSLKELKEHEVSPERYISLLRDLQAHGHTPSVYLWGGEPMLYKGSVDIIEEAARLGMPPSIATNGTGLYEHAERLVQAPMFVVQISVDGPDEETHNKSRPGAAPSVNNFRTINKAIDTLTQLRKEKGQRLPLIASLTTINNVNYQRLVDIYEVFRDRVDVCVFYLAWWIDEKSAEKHTVDFEERFGFKPQKHYGWIGNWRPPDIQALSQQLKRLHELAKKFSGPAVIVMPPLDAVDDLERYYTDHDCTFGFDKCVSIFSAVEINSNGDMSPCRDYHDFVVGNVKENTITEIWNSDRYREFRKSISTKGLMPVCTRCCGLMGY, from the coding sequence ATGAGTCAAAGCTGGGTACCTATTACAACGATATTGAAGACCGCTCCAAAGTTGCTGGAGATTCCCAAGTACGCCAAGAATGTGGCTATGATACAGGTGGACAAATTCCTGAGAAGCCTCTCTTATAAATCAGGGGATGGAGCAGCGGACAAAATAAGGCAATGTAGTGTCCGCATCACTGATTATTGCAATCTTCGGTGTCATACATGCGGGCAATGGGGAGACAGGGGCTTTTTGAGGTCTTGCTCGCTCAAGGAGTTAAAAGAACACGAAGTTTCTCCTGAAAGATACATTTCGTTGCTGCGAGATCTTCAAGCTCACGGTCATACACCCTCGGTATATCTTTGGGGTGGCGAGCCAATGCTTTACAAGGGGTCCGTGGACATAATAGAGGAAGCGGCAAGGCTCGGGATGCCCCCGAGTATAGCCACCAACGGAACAGGGCTTTATGAACATGCCGAGAGGTTGGTACAAGCCCCCATGTTCGTCGTCCAGATTTCAGTTGATGGCCCCGATGAAGAGACCCACAACAAAAGTCGTCCTGGAGCTGCCCCTTCGGTGAACAATTTTAGAACCATTAACAAGGCTATCGACACATTGACCCAGCTTCGAAAAGAAAAAGGTCAAAGGCTTCCTCTGATAGCTTCGCTAACAACTATCAACAACGTAAATTATCAGAGGCTCGTAGATATTTACGAAGTTTTTAGGGATCGCGTAGATGTTTGTGTATTTTATCTCGCGTGGTGGATAGATGAGAAATCTGCGGAAAAACACACTGTGGACTTTGAAGAAAGGTTCGGATTCAAGCCTCAAAAGCACTATGGATGGATAGGAAATTGGAGACCACCTGATATCCAGGCCTTGTCGCAGCAACTAAAGCGCCTGCATGAACTGGCCAAAAAGTTTTCCGGGCCTGCCGTTATCGTGATGCCTCCCCTGGACGCCGTTGACGATCTGGAGCGCTACTACACGGATCATGACTGCACATTTGGTTTTGACAAATGCGTGTCAATCTTCAGCGCTGTGGAAATCAATTCCAACGGTGACATGTCGCCGTGCCGGGATTACCATGATTTTGTAGTTGGAAACGTCAAAGAAAATACTATAACCGAGATTTGGAATTCAGATCGTTACCGAGAATTCCGTAAGAGTATTTCTACTAAAGGTTTGATGCCTGTTTGCACAAGGTGTTGCGGCTTGATGGGTTATTAA
- a CDS encoding Gx transporter family protein, which produces MSDRTQKLSQLAMLLALATAIHSLEALVPFTVGWFRFGFANIIGLATLYIFGFKDAALLTIGRILLGGLISGQFGSPGFFLAAAGGISSICVMAVAYHFGERFLSEVGVSVLGAVTHNMAQLWVAYAMLVKNESILLLAPIMIFAAIVTGIMNGLAAKFLIKRMKSLGF; this is translated from the coding sequence ATGAGTGACAGGACTCAAAAACTCTCACAATTGGCGATGCTCTTGGCCCTTGCTACCGCAATACATTCTCTGGAAGCGCTTGTCCCTTTTACTGTAGGCTGGTTTAGGTTTGGTTTTGCAAACATTATCGGTCTTGCGACGTTGTATATTTTTGGATTTAAAGACGCCGCTTTGCTTACAATAGGAAGGATATTGCTTGGAGGTTTAATCTCCGGGCAATTTGGATCACCAGGATTTTTTCTCGCCGCCGCAGGAGGTATCAGTTCAATATGCGTAATGGCGGTGGCGTACCATTTTGGAGAAAGGTTTCTCAGCGAAGTTGGCGTCAGTGTTTTGGGGGCTGTGACTCACAATATGGCTCAACTTTGGGTAGCGTATGCAATGCTCGTGAAGAACGAAAGTATCCTGCTTCTGGCTCCGATAATGATTTTCGCAGCGATAGTAACGGGCATAATGAATGGCCTCGCTGCGAAATTCCTCATTAAGAGAATGAAGTCCCTGGGATTTTAG
- a CDS encoding NusG domain II-containing protein, giving the protein MEIRVLFRRCKPGDLIVILMMGVLALLLSVLLPKRIITSGDVVLIESGSRLVGRYSLNHDRVVSVNGPLGESRIQIKAGKVSILSSPCPNHYCAKMGETKTGGAALVCVPNEIIVRIGGDDYGKVDAISR; this is encoded by the coding sequence TTGGAAATACGTGTTCTGTTTCGGCGCTGCAAACCAGGAGACTTGATCGTCATTTTGATGATGGGTGTTTTGGCCCTACTTCTGTCGGTATTATTGCCAAAGCGAATCATTACTTCCGGGGATGTTGTATTAATAGAGTCTGGATCCCGGCTTGTCGGCCGTTACTCTCTGAATCATGATCGCGTCGTTTCTGTAAATGGCCCGTTGGGTGAGTCCAGGATTCAGATCAAAGCAGGCAAGGTTAGTATTCTTAGTTCGCCATGTCCTAATCACTACTGTGCAAAAATGGGAGAAACCAAAACTGGCGGCGCGGCCCTGGTTTGTGTGCCCAATGAAATAATTGTTCGAATAGGAGGAGACGATTACGGCAAAGTGGACGCGATCAGCAGATGA
- the nrdR gene encoding transcriptional regulator NrdR has translation MKCPVCGEIEDKVIDSRLAKDNTAIRRRRQCLNCLKRFTTYERIEDITPFVIKKDGRREAFDRRKIVEGILRACEKRPISVEQVDAVADTIEQDLMERSEKEIHVSYIGERVMLALKKLDEVAYVRFASVYRSFRDIDEFINEIKELYELKETKEQRIEYEHVDEPENPQCDP, from the coding sequence ATGAAATGTCCCGTATGTGGCGAAATAGAAGACAAGGTAATAGACTCCCGATTAGCAAAGGATAACACTGCAATTCGAAGGCGCAGGCAGTGTCTCAATTGTCTCAAGAGATTTACCACTTATGAAAGAATCGAAGATATTACTCCGTTTGTAATTAAAAAGGACGGCCGTCGGGAGGCTTTTGACAGGCGAAAAATCGTCGAAGGAATATTGAGGGCCTGCGAAAAAAGACCCATAAGTGTCGAACAAGTTGACGCAGTTGCAGACACCATCGAGCAAGACTTGATGGAAAGATCCGAGAAAGAGATACATGTTTCTTATATTGGCGAGCGAGTGATGCTGGCGCTCAAAAAACTCGACGAAGTCGCATACGTAAGATTTGCTTCAGTATATAGGTCATTTCGAGACATAGATGAATTCATCAATGAAATAAAAGAACTTTATGAACTTAAAGAAACCAAGGAACAACGAATAGAATATGAGCATGTAGATGAACCTGAAAACCCACAATGCGATCCATGA
- the ribD gene encoding bifunctional diaminohydroxyphosphoribosylaminopyrimidine deaminase/5-amino-6-(5-phosphoribosylamino)uracil reductase RibD: MNLKTHNAIHESRKFMSRALSLARRGLGRTSPNPMVGAVVVKDGKIIGEGFHRATGEPHAEVEAIRAAGVETHGAELFVTLEPCNHYGRTPPCTQAIMAAGVKRVYYGIGDPNPSVIGGGAEFLRRAGIEVVGQVLENRCRALNEVYLANVTLKRPFVYLKLAMSLDGRIATRTGHSRWITSEQSRMKAHRLRDRVCAIMVGIETVLIDNPSLTTRLKERQGRDPIRIVADSNLRTPLDANIFNQTSQAGVIIATRSNPPSRLKSRLEKKGAKVIQTTGADRVDLKDLLANLYKMGITSLLIEGGAGLAWGALEAKIVDRCMFFYAPMIIGGKSAPTGVSGTGINRLEEAPRLVEMRSLKVGPDILVEGKVIYPGEH; encoded by the coding sequence ATGAACCTGAAAACCCACAATGCGATCCATGAATCGCGTAAGTTTATGTCCCGGGCTCTGAGCTTGGCCAGAAGGGGTCTCGGACGGACATCTCCCAATCCTATGGTGGGCGCAGTCGTAGTCAAAGATGGAAAAATTATTGGGGAGGGTTTCCACCGCGCGACAGGAGAGCCACATGCAGAGGTAGAGGCTATTCGCGCCGCCGGCGTAGAAACTCATGGCGCCGAACTCTTTGTAACATTGGAGCCATGCAACCACTATGGCCGCACTCCTCCCTGTACTCAGGCGATTATGGCGGCAGGGGTCAAAAGGGTATATTATGGAATTGGCGACCCCAACCCATCAGTAATTGGTGGCGGGGCTGAATTTTTACGTAGGGCAGGAATCGAAGTCGTGGGACAAGTCCTGGAAAACCGTTGTAGGGCTCTTAATGAGGTATACCTCGCAAATGTTACACTCAAAAGGCCATTTGTTTATCTGAAATTGGCTATGAGCCTGGACGGTCGTATAGCAACCCGTACTGGGCATTCCCGATGGATAACGTCGGAGCAGTCCAGAATGAAAGCCCACAGGCTAAGAGACCGCGTTTGCGCGATCATGGTCGGCATTGAAACCGTGCTTATCGACAATCCCTCACTTACAACGCGATTGAAGGAACGACAGGGACGCGACCCAATCAGGATTGTGGCTGATTCAAACTTAAGGACACCCCTTGATGCGAACATTTTTAACCAGACGTCTCAGGCTGGGGTAATTATTGCTACAAGAAGCAACCCACCTTCCCGTCTGAAGTCCAGGTTGGAAAAAAAGGGCGCTAAGGTAATCCAGACGACTGGCGCCGATAGGGTCGATTTGAAAGATCTTTTAGCAAATCTGTATAAGATGGGGATTACTTCACTCTTGATCGAAGGCGGAGCAGGATTGGCGTGGGGGGCTCTTGAAGCCAAAATAGTGGATCGATGCATGTTCTTCTACGCCCCCATGATAATTGGTGGAAAATCGGCGCCTACTGGAGTCTCAGGGACGGGAATAAACAGACTTGAGGAAGCCCCTCGCCTGGTCGAAATGAGATCGCTCAAAGTCGGGCCTGACATTCTTGTAGAAGGTAAAGTAATTTATCCAGGCGAACATTAA
- a CDS encoding L-threonylcarbamoyladenylate synthase, with protein MILQINPVNPQPRHITRVVDVLRKDGVIVYPTDTVYGLGCDIASKKALERVRRIKKFDNKRHLSFVFSDFKAISLYAQVTDNDFKLLKRRLPGAYTFILKATRLVPRIVLTKKHEVGIRIPDNRICQALLEELGNPILSSSVRLPNDHLLDDPREIERIYRGQVDLVIDGGIFLPEPSTVVSLLDDPPKVLRVGKGDVSPFEED; from the coding sequence ATGATATTACAGATAAATCCAGTCAACCCTCAGCCAAGACATATTACCAGGGTAGTAGATGTTCTTCGTAAGGATGGGGTAATTGTATATCCAACCGATACCGTTTACGGTCTAGGTTGTGACATCGCAAGCAAAAAGGCGCTGGAGCGTGTACGTCGAATTAAGAAGTTCGACAACAAAAGGCATCTCTCGTTTGTCTTTTCGGATTTCAAGGCTATTTCCCTTTACGCCCAAGTTACCGACAATGACTTCAAGTTGCTTAAGCGCAGGCTTCCCGGCGCCTACACGTTTATTCTCAAAGCCACCAGACTTGTCCCAAGAATTGTCCTCACAAAAAAACATGAGGTGGGAATACGCATCCCGGACAACAGAATCTGCCAGGCTTTACTGGAAGAACTGGGAAACCCGATTCTGAGTTCCTCCGTGAGGCTACCTAATGACCATTTACTTGATGACCCCCGTGAGATTGAAAGAATTTATAGAGGGCAGGTGGATTTGGTGATAGATGGCGGCATTTTCCTACCCGAACCGTCTACTGTAGTGAGTCTTCTTGATGATCCCCCAAAGGTACTGCGTGTAGGCAAAGGCGATGTCAGTCCTTTCGAGGAAGATTAA
- a CDS encoding 3-deoxy-D-manno-octulosonic acid transferase, with translation MIRFFYNLLIHAIGAPILCAYYAPKIVFSGKYRKSLSGKLGRLPETFPKSVLKSPVVWFHAVSVGETVALGPVVREFRKLAPECFMIVSTGTETGQEMARTSITQADSFIYMPIDSPMCLNPVIERIKPDLFVLMETEIWPNMLYALKRSGAVIALANGRISDRSFPRYMKIQPLVSRILEKVDSFLMVSEADRNKIVKMGAKSDRVKVVGNTKFDAALKDISDSVLIEARNVLDLSPDHKVFMAGSTHPGEHELVMDCFKDLLNNFPDLILIIAPRHIETVPGILSAIEDRNLPSPFLRSSRDSGHQRGSRNIIILDTTGELFKFYSVADVVFVGGSLVKRGGQNILEPAAWGKKLCFGPSMEDFRDARDLLVSVEAATEVWDSEDLSHVVREALKDFERSKRLGYRGRHELTKHAGSASITAELLFDLINLPRKD, from the coding sequence ATGATTCGCTTTTTCTACAATTTGTTGATTCACGCGATCGGCGCTCCAATCCTATGCGCCTACTATGCGCCCAAAATTGTCTTTTCCGGCAAATACCGGAAATCACTGTCCGGAAAACTGGGAAGGCTCCCTGAAACATTCCCGAAATCCGTGCTTAAATCTCCTGTTGTATGGTTTCACGCTGTGTCAGTGGGTGAAACAGTAGCATTGGGTCCCGTTGTTCGGGAATTCAGGAAACTGGCTCCCGAGTGTTTTATGATCGTCTCAACAGGGACTGAAACCGGCCAGGAGATGGCAAGGACAAGCATAACTCAAGCTGACTCGTTTATATATATGCCAATAGACTCCCCTATGTGTCTAAATCCCGTGATTGAGAGAATAAAACCGGATCTTTTTGTCCTTATGGAAACCGAAATCTGGCCGAATATGCTATATGCTCTCAAGCGATCAGGAGCTGTAATCGCTCTTGCTAACGGAAGGATTTCGGATCGTTCATTCCCTCGCTATATGAAAATCCAACCTCTAGTCTCTAGGATTTTGGAAAAAGTTGACTCTTTCTTAATGGTTTCCGAAGCGGACAGAAACAAAATAGTCAAAATGGGGGCCAAGTCGGATCGGGTTAAGGTTGTCGGGAATACTAAATTCGACGCTGCTCTTAAGGATATTTCAGATTCGGTGTTAATAGAAGCGCGAAATGTCCTCGATTTAAGTCCGGATCACAAGGTTTTTATGGCTGGTAGCACCCATCCGGGGGAACATGAACTGGTCATGGACTGTTTCAAGGATCTTCTCAATAACTTTCCCGATCTTATCTTGATCATTGCTCCACGCCACATTGAAACCGTTCCTGGGATCTTATCGGCGATTGAGGACCGAAATCTTCCGTCTCCTTTCCTGAGAAGTTCACGTGATTCCGGACATCAGCGTGGCTCCAGAAACATTATCATATTGGACACGACCGGGGAGTTGTTCAAATTCTACTCAGTAGCGGACGTAGTTTTTGTGGGAGGGTCATTAGTAAAAAGAGGCGGTCAGAACATTCTGGAACCAGCCGCATGGGGAAAAAAGCTGTGCTTTGGGCCTTCAATGGAGGATTTTAGAGACGCCAGGGATCTACTGGTCAGTGTGGAGGCGGCGACGGAGGTTTGGGATTCCGAAGATCTCTCACATGTGGTTCGTGAAGCGCTCAAAGATTTTGAACGTTCCAAACGTCTGGGATATCGAGGGCGTCATGAGTTGACCAAACATGCCGGGAGCGCGTCAATTACAGCGGAACTGCTTTTTGATCTTATTAATCTTCCTCGAAAGGACTGA
- the jag gene encoding RNA-binding cell elongation regulator Jag/EloR, with the protein MSYMEFTGKTVKDAIAKACEELNAEEALLEIEVVEESARGFLGLVGHRNARVRVRKREVVKQVMEVLPSESKDTMPVSLIESESTKPSLRRPPVVPLEQGDSSLVDEQDPEKLKIASQAKELLEGILVRIPVEATVAGSFSNGSIKLEIDGDKSGLLIGKRGQTLDALQYIINKAVNREAPLEDKIEVIVDTEDYRQRKYENLREMALRMSQKAKKSLKPVALNPMPANERRIIHLILAEDREVYTKSYGEGPLRRIIVYPRKAMANKRRRR; encoded by the coding sequence ATGAGTTATATGGAATTTACCGGGAAGACTGTCAAGGACGCTATTGCAAAGGCATGCGAAGAGTTGAACGCTGAGGAAGCTCTTCTTGAAATAGAAGTGGTAGAAGAAAGCGCGAGGGGCTTTCTGGGGTTGGTAGGCCATCGGAACGCAAGAGTCAGAGTGCGTAAACGAGAAGTAGTCAAACAGGTGATGGAAGTATTACCCTCCGAATCTAAGGACACGATGCCTGTGTCTTTAATTGAATCAGAATCGACGAAACCATCTTTGCGGCGACCGCCGGTCGTTCCTCTGGAACAGGGTGATTCCTCTTTAGTTGATGAACAGGATCCTGAGAAGTTAAAAATTGCGTCGCAGGCTAAAGAGTTGCTTGAAGGCATTCTGGTCCGGATTCCAGTAGAAGCTACGGTCGCTGGTTCCTTTTCGAATGGTTCTATAAAGCTGGAGATTGATGGAGACAAGAGTGGTTTGCTCATCGGCAAACGAGGCCAGACTCTTGACGCTCTTCAGTATATAATCAACAAGGCGGTAAACAGAGAGGCCCCCCTTGAAGATAAGATCGAAGTCATAGTCGATACCGAAGACTATAGACAAAGGAAATATGAAAATCTCCGCGAGATGGCTCTCAGGATGAGTCAAAAGGCCAAGAAGTCTCTCAAACCGGTAGCCCTCAATCCTATGCCTGCAAACGAACGCAGGATTATTCACCTTATTCTTGCGGAGGATCGAGAAGTCTATACCAAGAGCTATGGGGAAGGACCGTTAAGAAGAATTATCGTTTATCCCCGAAAAGCGATGGCCAATAAGAGACGACGCCGATAG
- the yidC gene encoding membrane protein insertase YidC, whose product MDRNLLLAIVLSVLIIVGFQYFFNAFAPPTPVNAPSTVELTKKTETPAKKASEEPKVLKEQGKTAPELSSTSTAESVDQNVPGVQAKESLIKIETPKYEAVLTNIGGKIISFKLKDYTANLGSPELVNLFPPEGPDTSEPTIRLTRSNEVFSDAKLVYTSDMKDLSVELDKASPEKSVVFRGVSSSGLVLSKKFTFHADNYLIDLSYVLENKSNEDRDYLVTLPLRKYFSDDSKQFSWNSVEVLLDGSLKDYYFKDVKGEEELSGHVEWAGLGEVYFFKALTFPRQPAAKVTFLKPTKEGVAEILVRCGSINIPSGGKSTETQVGLYLGPKEADALQTAGANLGRALVYSNYQILNVMSEYLMKFLRFCNSGFTVLGFKVPGTGNYGIDIIILTLLIKILFIPLTHKSMKSMKRMQDLQPHIAKLKEKYKDDKSALNKATMELFRDNKVNPLGSCWPMFLQIPVFIALYQALSYAIELRHAAFLCIPSIYLCIQDLSAPDPYYVTPILMGGTMVLQQWMTPSAGDPMQKKMMLLMPVVFTYMFLSFPSGLVLYWLVSNILSIGQQLLTNRLTARTGI is encoded by the coding sequence ATGGATCGAAATTTACTGCTGGCCATTGTTTTGTCGGTGTTGATAATCGTAGGTTTTCAATATTTCTTTAATGCTTTTGCGCCACCTACTCCCGTCAACGCGCCTTCAACAGTTGAACTTACAAAAAAAACGGAAACCCCTGCTAAAAAGGCATCTGAGGAACCAAAGGTCTTAAAGGAACAGGGTAAAACCGCTCCTGAACTGTCCTCGACGTCAACCGCAGAGTCGGTGGATCAAAATGTTCCTGGCGTTCAAGCCAAAGAATCGCTCATAAAGATTGAGACACCGAAGTATGAAGCCGTCCTAACCAATATTGGCGGCAAAATAATCTCTTTCAAGCTAAAGGATTACACAGCCAATCTTGGTAGTCCAGAGTTGGTTAATCTTTTCCCACCAGAGGGACCGGACACATCTGAGCCAACCATAAGACTTACCCGGTCGAACGAAGTTTTCTCGGACGCCAAGCTAGTTTACACCTCCGACATGAAAGACTTATCGGTGGAACTCGACAAAGCGTCCCCGGAAAAATCGGTTGTCTTCCGAGGGGTTTCATCAAGTGGCCTCGTCCTATCCAAAAAATTCACATTCCATGCTGACAACTATTTAATTGATCTGTCCTATGTCCTGGAGAACAAATCCAATGAAGACAGAGATTATCTCGTCACTCTGCCATTGAGAAAATATTTCTCCGATGATTCGAAACAATTCAGTTGGAATAGTGTGGAAGTTCTACTTGATGGGTCTCTCAAGGACTACTATTTCAAGGACGTCAAGGGCGAGGAAGAACTTTCAGGGCATGTGGAATGGGCCGGTCTTGGAGAAGTTTATTTTTTCAAGGCCTTGACTTTTCCCCGGCAGCCTGCGGCCAAGGTTACATTTTTAAAACCGACCAAAGAAGGAGTCGCAGAAATACTAGTTAGATGCGGCTCAATTAATATCCCATCGGGGGGAAAGTCCACTGAGACGCAGGTAGGCCTTTATCTGGGGCCAAAAGAGGCGGACGCCCTTCAAACGGCCGGCGCCAATCTTGGTAGGGCCTTAGTGTACAGCAACTATCAAATCTTGAATGTTATGTCCGAGTACCTGATGAAATTCCTGAGATTTTGCAATTCAGGCTTCACTGTTTTGGGTTTCAAGGTTCCGGGTACGGGGAATTATGGCATTGACATAATAATTTTGACGTTACTGATAAAAATTCTTTTTATCCCTCTAACTCACAAAAGCATGAAGTCTATGAAGAGAATGCAGGATTTGCAGCCTCACATAGCGAAACTAAAGGAGAAATATAAGGACGACAAGTCTGCGCTCAATAAGGCCACCATGGAGTTGTTCAGGGACAACAAGGTGAATCCTCTCGGCAGTTGTTGGCCGATGTTTTTGCAGATTCCCGTTTTTATAGCTCTTTATCAAGCCCTTTCTTACGCTATTGAACTACGGCACGCGGCTTTTCTGTGCATTCCTTCCATCTACCTGTGCATCCAGGATCTGTCGGCTCCGGATCCTTACTATGTCACACCTATTCTAATGGGTGGGACGATGGTTCTACAGCAGTGGATGACTCCGTCGGCAGGGGATCCTATGCAGAAAAAAATGATGCTGTTGATGCCGGTGGTTTTCACTTATATGTTTTTGAGTTTTCCATCGGGTTTGGTCCTTTATTGGTTGGTCAGCAATATTCTTTCTATCGGACAACAATTGCTCACAAATAGACTAACCGCTAGAACAGGAATTTAA